One Williamsia phyllosphaerae DNA segment encodes these proteins:
- a CDS encoding succinic semialdehyde dehydrogenase yields MAKPTTATFERLARLVAIDDADARPTRPVLEAFSGQEMTTIPIGTADDLHVAVQRARAAQTRWAALAPKERANVLVRFAALVFSHRDELMDMAQAETGKARAYAQEEVLDVALTARHYAKVGPKVLSAKRVKGMIPGATDVRVRYQPKGVVGIISPWNYPVTLAASDAVAALMAGNAVVIKPDSQTPYCALAVAELLYAAGLEPELFAVVPGPGSVVGQAIAETADYLMFTGSSQTGATLAEQAGRRLIGFSAELGGKNPMIVTEGADIDRAVEGAARACYSNSGQLCIAIERLYVEKPVADEFSRKFAAKVSAMKVAPAYDFGSDMGSLASAAQVDVIDEHVADATSKGATVLAGGKKLADLGPFFYAPTVLSGVNEHMTCFATETFGPLVSIYEVDSVDEAIKLANDTDYGLNASVFAGDSAQAREIGAQLRVGTVNINEGYAAAWGSTAAPMGGMGISGVGRRHGNEGILKYTEPQTIATQRVIGIDGIRGVPRKLFLKLVPTSMKALRFLPGR; encoded by the coding sequence ATGGCGAAGCCGACCACCGCAACGTTCGAACGACTCGCGCGCCTCGTCGCGATCGACGATGCCGACGCACGTCCCACCCGTCCGGTCCTCGAGGCCTTCTCGGGCCAGGAGATGACGACCATCCCGATCGGCACCGCCGACGACCTGCACGTCGCCGTGCAGCGTGCCCGCGCGGCGCAGACCCGCTGGGCCGCGCTCGCGCCCAAGGAGCGGGCGAACGTCCTCGTGCGTTTCGCCGCGCTCGTCTTCTCCCATCGTGACGAGCTCATGGACATGGCGCAGGCCGAGACCGGCAAGGCCCGCGCGTACGCGCAGGAAGAGGTCCTCGACGTCGCGCTGACCGCCCGCCACTACGCCAAGGTCGGACCGAAGGTGTTGTCGGCCAAGCGAGTCAAGGGCATGATCCCCGGCGCCACCGACGTGCGGGTGCGCTATCAGCCCAAGGGTGTCGTCGGCATCATCTCGCCGTGGAACTACCCGGTGACCCTGGCGGCGTCGGACGCCGTCGCCGCGCTGATGGCCGGCAACGCCGTCGTCATCAAGCCGGACAGCCAGACCCCGTACTGCGCTCTCGCGGTCGCCGAACTGCTGTACGCGGCCGGTCTCGAGCCGGAGCTGTTCGCCGTGGTCCCCGGACCGGGTTCGGTTGTGGGACAGGCGATCGCCGAGACCGCCGACTACCTGATGTTCACCGGGTCCTCGCAGACCGGTGCGACGCTGGCCGAGCAGGCCGGTCGTCGACTCATCGGCTTCTCCGCCGAGCTCGGCGGCAAGAACCCGATGATCGTCACCGAGGGTGCCGACATCGATCGCGCCGTCGAGGGCGCGGCCCGTGCCTGCTACTCGAACTCCGGCCAGCTGTGCATCGCCATCGAGCGTCTCTACGTCGAGAAGCCGGTCGCCGACGAGTTCTCCCGCAAGTTCGCCGCCAAGGTGTCGGCCATGAAGGTGGCCCCCGCCTACGATTTCGGCTCCGACATGGGCTCGCTCGCGTCGGCGGCGCAGGTCGACGTGATCGACGAACACGTCGCCGACGCCACCTCGAAGGGCGCGACCGTGCTGGCGGGCGGCAAGAAGCTCGCCGACCTCGGTCCGTTCTTCTACGCCCCGACGGTGCTGTCCGGCGTCAACGAACACATGACGTGCTTCGCCACCGAGACCTTCGGTCCGCTGGTGTCGATCTACGAGGTCGACTCGGTCGACGAGGCCATCAAGCTCGCCAACGACACCGACTACGGCCTCAACGCCAGTGTGTTCGCCGGGGACAGCGCGCAGGCCCGCGAGATCGGTGCGCAGCTGCGTGTCGGCACGGTCAACATCAACGAGGGTTACGCCGCCGCGTGGGGGTCGACCGCAGCGCCGATGGGCGGCATGGGCATCTCCGGTGTCGGCCGTCGCCACGGCAACGAGGGCATCCTCAAGTACACCGAGCCGCAGACCATCGCGACCCAGCGGGTCATCGGCATCGACGGGATCCGCGGCGTGCCGCGCAAGCTGTTCCTCAAGCTGGTGCCGACGTCGATGAAGGCGCTGCGCTTCCTCCCCGGACGCTAG
- the rraA gene encoding ribonuclease E activity regulator RraA, which yields MSEATFTATADLVDEIGEDVRSCDTQFRQFGGRREFAGPVRTVRCHQDNALLKKVLGTPGDGAVLVVDGGGSLHTALVGDLIAELGRSNGWAGIIAHGAIRDSAVIATMDIGVKALGTNPRKSTKTGAGEADVDVAFGGVTFRVGDIVHSDDDGIVVTTAS from the coding sequence ATGAGCGAAGCCACCTTCACCGCAACCGCAGACCTGGTCGACGAGATCGGCGAGGACGTGCGCAGCTGCGACACCCAGTTCCGCCAGTTCGGGGGCCGACGCGAGTTCGCCGGACCCGTCCGCACGGTCCGGTGCCACCAGGACAATGCCCTGCTCAAGAAGGTGCTGGGCACCCCGGGTGACGGAGCGGTCCTCGTCGTCGACGGCGGTGGGTCGCTGCACACCGCCCTGGTGGGCGACCTGATCGCCGAACTCGGCCGCAGCAACGGCTGGGCTGGGATCATCGCGCACGGCGCGATCCGCGACTCGGCGGTCATCGCCACGATGGACATCGGCGTCAAGGCGTTGGGCACGAACCCCCGCAAGTCCACCAAGACCGGGGCGGGCGAGGCCGACGTCGACGTCGCGTTCGGTGGCGTGACGTTCCGGGTGGGCGACATCGTCCACAGCGACGACGACGGCATCGTGGTGACGACCGCGTCCTGA
- a CDS encoding RNA-binding S4 domain-containing protein — MSAVPGVPIRDDTIRLGQFLKLANLIESGAEAKLVIADGEVSVNGETEIRRGRQLVVGDVVEIGGMAARVEGDRP, encoded by the coding sequence ATGAGCGCGGTACCCGGGGTCCCGATCCGAGACGACACGATCCGGCTCGGCCAGTTCCTGAAGTTGGCCAACCTCATCGAGAGTGGCGCCGAGGCGAAGCTCGTCATCGCCGACGGCGAGGTGAGCGTCAACGGCGAGACCGAGATCCGACGCGGCCGTCAGCTCGTGGTGGGCGACGTCGTCGAGATCGGTGGGATGGCCGCGCGGGTCGAGGGCGACCGACCCTAA